The following coding sequences lie in one Salmo salar chromosome ssa13, Ssal_v3.1, whole genome shotgun sequence genomic window:
- the LOC106567397 gene encoding myotubularin-related protein 4 isoform X2, giving the protein MSLAARVSCSVLNCFGEEGPPSLEYIQAKDLFPPKELVKEDDSLQVPFPALQGEGVEYLGRADDTIIAISNYRLHIKFKDSIINLPLRLIESVESRDMFQLHIICKDSKVVRCHFSTFKQCQEWLKRLNRAIAHPGRLEDLFALAYHAWCLGGSADDEDQHLHLCRPGDHVRQRLEMEVRRMGFDMQNAWRVSDINLNYKLCSSYPQKLLVPVWITDKELESVGSFRSSKRIPVVVYRHQRNGAVIARCSQPEISWWGWRNTEDEYLVTSIAKACLMDPGARVTCGAAACSRPQGEGPDSSDSDFDSSLTGCSGPDASAAPQKLLILDARSYTAAVANRAKGGGCECEEYYPNCEVMFMGMANIHSIRNSFQSLRTVCSQIPDPGNWLSALESTRWLQHLSIMMKAATLVCSAVEREGRPALVHCSDGWDRTPQIVALAKILLDPFYRTLEGFQVLVETEWLDYGHKFGDRCGHQESADDVSEQCPVFLQWLDCVHQLLKQFPCFFEFNEAFLVKLVQHTYSCLYGTFLCNNRWEREARNIYKRTCSIWSLLRTGNKNFQNFLYIPCHDMVLQPVCHTRALQLWTAVYLPTSSPCTAAEDAMELYLCPCAQGDELTSRSLDRFPKSRSMDNLVSACENGMAFTRTSSDPNLNKHCQEGRTAHGLEPMAAIGGGAAPDSPEDVSPDTGLDNNDSEVEPVTQTPPTTPLEMEPREEGFEELREEICLMTQPLPSLPLPPVTLEKGFPHPPPLPLPTPILLHSLPQTTSPHCPPPPLPQQAADSRYRIAEVTTHPARAAEACLPSPPAWKGPLPAAVLNGLQNSHSASAELPALEQLVPLSPMAMEDSTETLTDKAEAPPTLPHSRRESLGQTRDLPQAQAQGAEREGKRTEVVSGRELVPLRECVVAVPTVAMASASTVPPVDNSQVVAVRYPVSQSHLSVSEELSLLGSHWESVQGLVQSTCNTAASQSGLPANLSSGLCRALQPTAYQSRRLAGKLLRAQGMAVSNGLPNGGSQCFRREKEERVRGPAPAPASSSPVQSGSGWLSAVRSSSGYAAICSQTSTSTPPTSSTHQFLPASPFSLPSQPPPTYLDDDGLPVPMDAVQQRLRQIEAGYKQEVEVLRRQVRQLQMRLERQYGMPPSEPDVDYEDDITCLRESDDSDEEESLSDHSEDCFSEGSWDRVEQKDTEVTRWVPDHMASHCFNCDCEFWMAKRRHHCRNCGNVFCKDCCHLKLPIPDQQLYDPVLVCNICNDLLLEARNREICSQQLKKPIATASS; this is encoded by the exons GTGCCGTTCCCAGCTCTGCAGGGGGAAGGGGTGGAGTATCTAGGCCGAGCCGATGACACCATCATCGCCATCTCCAACTACAGGCTCCACATCAAGTTTAAGGACTCCATTATCAAT CTGCCTCTGAGGCTCATAGAGAGTGTGGAGAGCAGAGACATGTTCCAACTGCACATCATCTGCAAGGACTCCAAAGTCGTCAG ATGCCATTTCTCGACATTCAAGCAGTGCCAGGAGTGGCTGAAGCGTCTGAATCGGGCCATAGCCCACCCTGGCAGGCTGGAGGATCTGTTTGCCTTGGCCTACCACGCCTGGTGTCTGGGGGGCAGCGCAGACGATGAGGACCAGCACCTACACCTCTGTAGACCAG GTGATCATGTCCGTCAGAGGCTGGAGATGGAGGTGAGGAGGATGGGCTTCGACATGCAAAACGCCTGGAGAGTGTCCGACATCAACCTCAACTACAA GTTGTGCTCCAGCTACCCCCAGAAGCTGCTGGTGCCAGTGTGGATCACAGACAAGGAGCTGGAGAGTGTCGGCTCCTTCAGGTCCTCCAAGAGGATCCCTGTGGtggtctacag GCACCAGAGGAACGGGGCAGTGATCGCCCGTTGCAGCCAGCCAGAGATCAGCTGGTGGGGCTGGAGAAACACAGAGGATGAATACTTGGTCACCTCCATCGCTAAGGCCTGTCTGATGGACCCAGGGGCCAGGGTCACCTGTGGGGCCGCAGCCTGCAGCCGTCCCCAAGGGGAGGGCCCAGACAGCTCCGACAGCGACTTTG acTCCTCTCTGACAGGATGTTCAGGCCCTGATGCCAGCGCTGCGCCACAGAAGCTTCTCATTCTCGACGCCCGCTCCTATACCGCTGCAGTGGCCAACCGCGCCAAGGGAGGTGGCTGCGAGTGTGAAG AGTACTACCCTAACTGTGAGGTGATGTTCATGGGCATGGCCAACATCCACTCCATTAGGAACAGCTTCCAGTCCCTCCGAACAGTCTGTAGCCAGATCCCCGACCCTGGGAA CTGGCTTTCTGCTCTGGAGAGCACCCGTTGGCTGCAGCACCTATCCATCATGATGAAGGCTGCCACTCTAGTGTGCTCTGCGGTGGAAAGGGAGGGACGTCCTGCCCTGGTGCATTGTTCAGACGGGTGGGACCGTACCCCACAGATTGTGGCTCTTGCCAAGATCTTGCTGGACCCCTTCTATAGGACACTAgag GGTTTCCAGGTACTGGTGGAGACAGAGTGGTTGGACTACGGTCATAAGTTTGGCGATCGCTGCGGTCACCAGGAGAGTGCTGATGATGTGAGTGAGCAGTGTCCTGTCTTCCTACAGTGGCTAGACTGTGTTCACCAGCTACTCAAACAGTTCCCCTGCTTCTTCGAGTTCAACGAGGCATTCTtg GTCAAGCTGGTTCAACACACATACTCGTGTCTGTACGGGACGTTTCTGTGTAACaacaggtgggagagagaggcccGCAACATCTACAAACGCACCTGCTCCATCTGGTCTCTGCTCCGCACCGGCAACAAGAACTTCCAGAACTTCCTTTATATTCCCTGTCATGATATG GTGCTGCAGCCGGTGTGCCACACCCGGGCCCTGCAGCTGTGGACGGCCGTCTACCTGCCCACCTCCTCCCCCTGCACCGCTGCCGAGGACGCCATGGAGCTCTACCTGTGCCCCTGCGCACAGGGAGATGAGCTCACCTCACGATCTCTCGACAG GTTTCCAAAGTCTCGCTCCATGGACAACCTGGTGTCGGCGTGTGAGAACGGGATGGCCTTCACCCGCACCTCCAGCGACCCCAACCTCAACAAGCACTGCCAGGAGGGCCGTACTGCCCATGGCTTGGAGCCTATGGCTGCTATAGGAGGAGGGGCCGCACCCGATAGCCCCGAGGATGTCAGCCCTGACACGGGATTGGACAACAATGACTCGGAGGTGGAGCCAGTCACTCAGACTCCTCCTACCACACCCCTGGAGATGGAGCCAAGGGAAGAGGGCTTTGAGGAGTTGAGAGAGGAGATTTGTCTGATGACACAACCTCTGCCCTCCCTGCCCCTCCCCCCTGTCACTCTGGAGAAGGGCTTCCCccatcccccccctctccccctgcccaCACCCATTCTCCTCCATTCCCTCCCCCAGACCACCAGCCCCCATTGCCCTCCCCCTCCCTTGCCACAACAGGCGGCTGACAGCCGCTACAGGATTGCTGAGGTCACTACCCACCCTGCCCGGGCAGCAGAAGCATGCCTACCTTCCCCACCTGCCTGGAAGGGCCCACTACCGGCAGCTGTTCTGAATGGCCTCCAGAACAGCCACTCAGCGTCTGCAGAGCTGCCAGCCCTCGAGCAGCTAGTTCCTCTATCCCCTATGGCCATGGAAGACTCCACAGAGACCCTCACGGACAAAGCAGAGGCCCCACCAACACTGCCCCACAGCAGGAGAGAAAGTCTGGGCCAGACCCGGGACTTACCCCAGGCCCAGGCCCAGGGAgcggagagagaagggaagaggacagaggtTGTGAGTGGTAGAGAGCTGGTGCCTCTGAGAGAATGTGTAGTAGCAGTACCAACAGTAGCAATGGCCTCCGCATCTACAGTGCCCCCTGTTGACAACAGCCAGGTAGTGGCGGTGCGATACCCGGTCTCCCAGAGCCACCTGAGTGTCAGTGAGGAGCTGTCTCTCCTGGGCTCCCACTGGGAGAGTGTCCAGGGCCTGGTCCAGTCTACCTGCAACACCGCAGCCAGCCAGTCTGGCCTCCCAGCCAATCTCTCCTCAGGTCTCTGTCGGGCCCTCCAGCCCACCGCCTACCAGAGTCGACGCCTGGCTGGCAAGCTGCTCCGTGCCCAGGGCATGGCCGTGTCCAACGGGTTGCCTAACGGAGGTTCGCAGTGCTTCCGAAGGGAGAAGGAGGAAAGGGTCCGTGGCCCGGCTCCAGCCCCAGCCAGCTCCAGCCCAGTCCAGTCAGGGTCAGGCTGGCTCTCTGCAGTCAGAAGCAGCTCAGGCTATGCTGCCATCTGCAGCCAAACCAGCACCAGCACTCCACCCACCTCTTCTACCCACCAGTTTTTACcagcctctcccttctccctgcccTCCCAGCCCCCCCCGACCTACCTGGATGATGACGGGCTGCCGGTGCCCATGGACGCGGTGCAGCAGCGTCTCAGGCAGATCGAGGCGGGATATAAACAGGAAGTGGAAGTGCTGAGGAGACAGGTGCGCCAGCTGCAGATGAGGCTGGAGAGACAGTACGGCATGCCGCCCTCTGAGCCTGACGTCGACTACGAGGACGACATT ACGTGCCTGCGTGAATCAGACGACAGTGACGAGGAGGAAAGTCTGTCGGATCACAGCGAGGACTGTTTCTCCGAGGGCAGCTGGGACAGAGTGGAGCAGAAGGACACAGAG GTCACCAGGTGGGTGCCCGATCACATGGCCTCCCATTGTTTCAACTGCGACTGTGAGTTCTGGATGGCCAAGCGACGTCATCACTGCAG GAACTGTGGCAATGTGTTCTGTAAAGACTGCTGCCACCTGAAGCTGCCCATCCCAGACCAGCAGCTGTACGACCCTGTCTTAGTGTGTAACATCTGCAATGACCTGCTGCTGGAGGCTAGGAACAGAGAGATCTGCAGCCAGCAGCTCAAGAAGCCCATCGCCACAGCCTCCAgctga
- the LOC106567397 gene encoding myotubularin-related protein 4 isoform X1, whose amino-acid sequence MSLAARVSCSVLNCFGEEGPPSLEYIQAKDLFPPKELVKEDDSLQVPFPALQGEGVEYLGRADDTIIAISNYRLHIKFKDSIINLPLRLIESVESRDMFQLHIICKDSKVVRCHFSTFKQCQEWLKRLNRAIAHPGRLEDLFALAYHAWCLGGSADDEDQHLHLCRPGDHVRQRLEMEVRRMGFDMQNAWRVSDINLNYKLCSSYPQKLLVPVWITDKELESVGSFRSSKRIPVVVYRHQRNGAVIARCSQPEISWWGWRNTEDEYLVTSIAKACLMDPGARVTCGAAACSRPQGEGPDSSDSDFDSSLTGCSGPDASAAPQKLLILDARSYTAAVANRAKGGGCECEEYYPNCEVMFMGMANIHSIRNSFQSLRTVCSQIPDPGNWLSALESTRWLQHLSIMMKAATLVCSAVEREGRPALVHCSDGWDRTPQIVALAKILLDPFYRTLEGFQVLVETEWLDYGHKFGDRCGHQESADDVSEQCPVFLQWLDCVHQLLKQFPCFFEFNEAFLVKLVQHTYSCLYGTFLCNNRWEREARNIYKRTCSIWSLLRTGNKNFQNFLYIPCHDMVLQPVCHTRALQLWTAVYLPTSSPCTAAEDAMELYLCPCAQGDELTSRSLDRFPKSRSMDNLVSACENGMAFTRTSSDPNLNKHCQEGRTAHGLEPMAAIGGGAAPDSPEDVSPDTGLDNNDSEVEPVTQTPPTTPLEMEPREEGFEELREEICLMTQPLPSLPLPPVTLEKGFPHPPPLPLPTPILLHSLPQTTSPHCPPPPLPQQAADSRYRIAEVTTHPARAAEACLPSPPAWKGPLPAAVLNGLQNSHSASAELPALEQLVPLSPMAMEDSTETLTDKAEAPPTLPHSRRESLGQTRDLPQAQAQGAEREGKRTEVVSGRELVPLRECVVAVPTVAMASASTVPPVDNSQVVAVRYPVSQSHLSVSEELSLLGSHWESVQGLVQSTCNTAASQSGLPANLSSGLCRALQPTAYQSRRLAGKLLRAQGMAVSNGLPNGGSQCFRREKEERVRGPAPAPASSSPVQSGSGWLSAVRSSSGYAAICSQTSTSTPPTSSTHQFLPASPFSLPSQPPPTYLDDDGLPVPMDAVQQRLRQIEAGYKQEVEVLRRQVRQLQMRLERQYGMPPSEPDVDYEDDITCLRESDDSDEEESLSDHSEDCFSEGSWDRVEQKDTEVSVPHSLLQVTRWVPDHMASHCFNCDCEFWMAKRRHHCRNCGNVFCKDCCHLKLPIPDQQLYDPVLVCNICNDLLLEARNREICSQQLKKPIATASS is encoded by the exons GTGCCGTTCCCAGCTCTGCAGGGGGAAGGGGTGGAGTATCTAGGCCGAGCCGATGACACCATCATCGCCATCTCCAACTACAGGCTCCACATCAAGTTTAAGGACTCCATTATCAAT CTGCCTCTGAGGCTCATAGAGAGTGTGGAGAGCAGAGACATGTTCCAACTGCACATCATCTGCAAGGACTCCAAAGTCGTCAG ATGCCATTTCTCGACATTCAAGCAGTGCCAGGAGTGGCTGAAGCGTCTGAATCGGGCCATAGCCCACCCTGGCAGGCTGGAGGATCTGTTTGCCTTGGCCTACCACGCCTGGTGTCTGGGGGGCAGCGCAGACGATGAGGACCAGCACCTACACCTCTGTAGACCAG GTGATCATGTCCGTCAGAGGCTGGAGATGGAGGTGAGGAGGATGGGCTTCGACATGCAAAACGCCTGGAGAGTGTCCGACATCAACCTCAACTACAA GTTGTGCTCCAGCTACCCCCAGAAGCTGCTGGTGCCAGTGTGGATCACAGACAAGGAGCTGGAGAGTGTCGGCTCCTTCAGGTCCTCCAAGAGGATCCCTGTGGtggtctacag GCACCAGAGGAACGGGGCAGTGATCGCCCGTTGCAGCCAGCCAGAGATCAGCTGGTGGGGCTGGAGAAACACAGAGGATGAATACTTGGTCACCTCCATCGCTAAGGCCTGTCTGATGGACCCAGGGGCCAGGGTCACCTGTGGGGCCGCAGCCTGCAGCCGTCCCCAAGGGGAGGGCCCAGACAGCTCCGACAGCGACTTTG acTCCTCTCTGACAGGATGTTCAGGCCCTGATGCCAGCGCTGCGCCACAGAAGCTTCTCATTCTCGACGCCCGCTCCTATACCGCTGCAGTGGCCAACCGCGCCAAGGGAGGTGGCTGCGAGTGTGAAG AGTACTACCCTAACTGTGAGGTGATGTTCATGGGCATGGCCAACATCCACTCCATTAGGAACAGCTTCCAGTCCCTCCGAACAGTCTGTAGCCAGATCCCCGACCCTGGGAA CTGGCTTTCTGCTCTGGAGAGCACCCGTTGGCTGCAGCACCTATCCATCATGATGAAGGCTGCCACTCTAGTGTGCTCTGCGGTGGAAAGGGAGGGACGTCCTGCCCTGGTGCATTGTTCAGACGGGTGGGACCGTACCCCACAGATTGTGGCTCTTGCCAAGATCTTGCTGGACCCCTTCTATAGGACACTAgag GGTTTCCAGGTACTGGTGGAGACAGAGTGGTTGGACTACGGTCATAAGTTTGGCGATCGCTGCGGTCACCAGGAGAGTGCTGATGATGTGAGTGAGCAGTGTCCTGTCTTCCTACAGTGGCTAGACTGTGTTCACCAGCTACTCAAACAGTTCCCCTGCTTCTTCGAGTTCAACGAGGCATTCTtg GTCAAGCTGGTTCAACACACATACTCGTGTCTGTACGGGACGTTTCTGTGTAACaacaggtgggagagagaggcccGCAACATCTACAAACGCACCTGCTCCATCTGGTCTCTGCTCCGCACCGGCAACAAGAACTTCCAGAACTTCCTTTATATTCCCTGTCATGATATG GTGCTGCAGCCGGTGTGCCACACCCGGGCCCTGCAGCTGTGGACGGCCGTCTACCTGCCCACCTCCTCCCCCTGCACCGCTGCCGAGGACGCCATGGAGCTCTACCTGTGCCCCTGCGCACAGGGAGATGAGCTCACCTCACGATCTCTCGACAG GTTTCCAAAGTCTCGCTCCATGGACAACCTGGTGTCGGCGTGTGAGAACGGGATGGCCTTCACCCGCACCTCCAGCGACCCCAACCTCAACAAGCACTGCCAGGAGGGCCGTACTGCCCATGGCTTGGAGCCTATGGCTGCTATAGGAGGAGGGGCCGCACCCGATAGCCCCGAGGATGTCAGCCCTGACACGGGATTGGACAACAATGACTCGGAGGTGGAGCCAGTCACTCAGACTCCTCCTACCACACCCCTGGAGATGGAGCCAAGGGAAGAGGGCTTTGAGGAGTTGAGAGAGGAGATTTGTCTGATGACACAACCTCTGCCCTCCCTGCCCCTCCCCCCTGTCACTCTGGAGAAGGGCTTCCCccatcccccccctctccccctgcccaCACCCATTCTCCTCCATTCCCTCCCCCAGACCACCAGCCCCCATTGCCCTCCCCCTCCCTTGCCACAACAGGCGGCTGACAGCCGCTACAGGATTGCTGAGGTCACTACCCACCCTGCCCGGGCAGCAGAAGCATGCCTACCTTCCCCACCTGCCTGGAAGGGCCCACTACCGGCAGCTGTTCTGAATGGCCTCCAGAACAGCCACTCAGCGTCTGCAGAGCTGCCAGCCCTCGAGCAGCTAGTTCCTCTATCCCCTATGGCCATGGAAGACTCCACAGAGACCCTCACGGACAAAGCAGAGGCCCCACCAACACTGCCCCACAGCAGGAGAGAAAGTCTGGGCCAGACCCGGGACTTACCCCAGGCCCAGGCCCAGGGAgcggagagagaagggaagaggacagaggtTGTGAGTGGTAGAGAGCTGGTGCCTCTGAGAGAATGTGTAGTAGCAGTACCAACAGTAGCAATGGCCTCCGCATCTACAGTGCCCCCTGTTGACAACAGCCAGGTAGTGGCGGTGCGATACCCGGTCTCCCAGAGCCACCTGAGTGTCAGTGAGGAGCTGTCTCTCCTGGGCTCCCACTGGGAGAGTGTCCAGGGCCTGGTCCAGTCTACCTGCAACACCGCAGCCAGCCAGTCTGGCCTCCCAGCCAATCTCTCCTCAGGTCTCTGTCGGGCCCTCCAGCCCACCGCCTACCAGAGTCGACGCCTGGCTGGCAAGCTGCTCCGTGCCCAGGGCATGGCCGTGTCCAACGGGTTGCCTAACGGAGGTTCGCAGTGCTTCCGAAGGGAGAAGGAGGAAAGGGTCCGTGGCCCGGCTCCAGCCCCAGCCAGCTCCAGCCCAGTCCAGTCAGGGTCAGGCTGGCTCTCTGCAGTCAGAAGCAGCTCAGGCTATGCTGCCATCTGCAGCCAAACCAGCACCAGCACTCCACCCACCTCTTCTACCCACCAGTTTTTACcagcctctcccttctccctgcccTCCCAGCCCCCCCCGACCTACCTGGATGATGACGGGCTGCCGGTGCCCATGGACGCGGTGCAGCAGCGTCTCAGGCAGATCGAGGCGGGATATAAACAGGAAGTGGAAGTGCTGAGGAGACAGGTGCGCCAGCTGCAGATGAGGCTGGAGAGACAGTACGGCATGCCGCCCTCTGAGCCTGACGTCGACTACGAGGACGACATT ACGTGCCTGCGTGAATCAGACGACAGTGACGAGGAGGAAAGTCTGTCGGATCACAGCGAGGACTGTTTCTCCGAGGGCAGCTGGGACAGAGTGGAGCAGAAGGACACAGAGGTCAGCGTCCCTCATAGTCTGCTtcag GTCACCAGGTGGGTGCCCGATCACATGGCCTCCCATTGTTTCAACTGCGACTGTGAGTTCTGGATGGCCAAGCGACGTCATCACTGCAG GAACTGTGGCAATGTGTTCTGTAAAGACTGCTGCCACCTGAAGCTGCCCATCCCAGACCAGCAGCTGTACGACCCTGTCTTAGTGTGTAACATCTGCAATGACCTGCTGCTGGAGGCTAGGAACAGAGAGATCTGCAGCCAGCAGCTCAAGAAGCCCATCGCCACAGCCTCCAgctga
- the LOC106567397 gene encoding myotubularin-related protein 4 isoform X3, with the protein MFQLHIICKDSKVVRCHFSTFKQCQEWLKRLNRAIAHPGRLEDLFALAYHAWCLGGSADDEDQHLHLCRPGDHVRQRLEMEVRRMGFDMQNAWRVSDINLNYKLCSSYPQKLLVPVWITDKELESVGSFRSSKRIPVVVYRHQRNGAVIARCSQPEISWWGWRNTEDEYLVTSIAKACLMDPGARVTCGAAACSRPQGEGPDSSDSDFDSSLTGCSGPDASAAPQKLLILDARSYTAAVANRAKGGGCECEEYYPNCEVMFMGMANIHSIRNSFQSLRTVCSQIPDPGNWLSALESTRWLQHLSIMMKAATLVCSAVEREGRPALVHCSDGWDRTPQIVALAKILLDPFYRTLEGFQVLVETEWLDYGHKFGDRCGHQESADDVSEQCPVFLQWLDCVHQLLKQFPCFFEFNEAFLVKLVQHTYSCLYGTFLCNNRWEREARNIYKRTCSIWSLLRTGNKNFQNFLYIPCHDMVLQPVCHTRALQLWTAVYLPTSSPCTAAEDAMELYLCPCAQGDELTSRSLDRFPKSRSMDNLVSACENGMAFTRTSSDPNLNKHCQEGRTAHGLEPMAAIGGGAAPDSPEDVSPDTGLDNNDSEVEPVTQTPPTTPLEMEPREEGFEELREEICLMTQPLPSLPLPPVTLEKGFPHPPPLPLPTPILLHSLPQTTSPHCPPPPLPQQAADSRYRIAEVTTHPARAAEACLPSPPAWKGPLPAAVLNGLQNSHSASAELPALEQLVPLSPMAMEDSTETLTDKAEAPPTLPHSRRESLGQTRDLPQAQAQGAEREGKRTEVVSGRELVPLRECVVAVPTVAMASASTVPPVDNSQVVAVRYPVSQSHLSVSEELSLLGSHWESVQGLVQSTCNTAASQSGLPANLSSGLCRALQPTAYQSRRLAGKLLRAQGMAVSNGLPNGGSQCFRREKEERVRGPAPAPASSSPVQSGSGWLSAVRSSSGYAAICSQTSTSTPPTSSTHQFLPASPFSLPSQPPPTYLDDDGLPVPMDAVQQRLRQIEAGYKQEVEVLRRQVRQLQMRLERQYGMPPSEPDVDYEDDITCLRESDDSDEEESLSDHSEDCFSEGSWDRVEQKDTEVSVPHSLLQVTRWVPDHMASHCFNCDCEFWMAKRRHHCRNCGNVFCKDCCHLKLPIPDQQLYDPVLVCNICNDLLLEARNREICSQQLKKPIATASS; encoded by the exons ATGTTCCAACTGCACATCATCTGCAAGGACTCCAAAGTCGTCAG ATGCCATTTCTCGACATTCAAGCAGTGCCAGGAGTGGCTGAAGCGTCTGAATCGGGCCATAGCCCACCCTGGCAGGCTGGAGGATCTGTTTGCCTTGGCCTACCACGCCTGGTGTCTGGGGGGCAGCGCAGACGATGAGGACCAGCACCTACACCTCTGTAGACCAG GTGATCATGTCCGTCAGAGGCTGGAGATGGAGGTGAGGAGGATGGGCTTCGACATGCAAAACGCCTGGAGAGTGTCCGACATCAACCTCAACTACAA GTTGTGCTCCAGCTACCCCCAGAAGCTGCTGGTGCCAGTGTGGATCACAGACAAGGAGCTGGAGAGTGTCGGCTCCTTCAGGTCCTCCAAGAGGATCCCTGTGGtggtctacag GCACCAGAGGAACGGGGCAGTGATCGCCCGTTGCAGCCAGCCAGAGATCAGCTGGTGGGGCTGGAGAAACACAGAGGATGAATACTTGGTCACCTCCATCGCTAAGGCCTGTCTGATGGACCCAGGGGCCAGGGTCACCTGTGGGGCCGCAGCCTGCAGCCGTCCCCAAGGGGAGGGCCCAGACAGCTCCGACAGCGACTTTG acTCCTCTCTGACAGGATGTTCAGGCCCTGATGCCAGCGCTGCGCCACAGAAGCTTCTCATTCTCGACGCCCGCTCCTATACCGCTGCAGTGGCCAACCGCGCCAAGGGAGGTGGCTGCGAGTGTGAAG AGTACTACCCTAACTGTGAGGTGATGTTCATGGGCATGGCCAACATCCACTCCATTAGGAACAGCTTCCAGTCCCTCCGAACAGTCTGTAGCCAGATCCCCGACCCTGGGAA CTGGCTTTCTGCTCTGGAGAGCACCCGTTGGCTGCAGCACCTATCCATCATGATGAAGGCTGCCACTCTAGTGTGCTCTGCGGTGGAAAGGGAGGGACGTCCTGCCCTGGTGCATTGTTCAGACGGGTGGGACCGTACCCCACAGATTGTGGCTCTTGCCAAGATCTTGCTGGACCCCTTCTATAGGACACTAgag GGTTTCCAGGTACTGGTGGAGACAGAGTGGTTGGACTACGGTCATAAGTTTGGCGATCGCTGCGGTCACCAGGAGAGTGCTGATGATGTGAGTGAGCAGTGTCCTGTCTTCCTACAGTGGCTAGACTGTGTTCACCAGCTACTCAAACAGTTCCCCTGCTTCTTCGAGTTCAACGAGGCATTCTtg GTCAAGCTGGTTCAACACACATACTCGTGTCTGTACGGGACGTTTCTGTGTAACaacaggtgggagagagaggcccGCAACATCTACAAACGCACCTGCTCCATCTGGTCTCTGCTCCGCACCGGCAACAAGAACTTCCAGAACTTCCTTTATATTCCCTGTCATGATATG GTGCTGCAGCCGGTGTGCCACACCCGGGCCCTGCAGCTGTGGACGGCCGTCTACCTGCCCACCTCCTCCCCCTGCACCGCTGCCGAGGACGCCATGGAGCTCTACCTGTGCCCCTGCGCACAGGGAGATGAGCTCACCTCACGATCTCTCGACAG GTTTCCAAAGTCTCGCTCCATGGACAACCTGGTGTCGGCGTGTGAGAACGGGATGGCCTTCACCCGCACCTCCAGCGACCCCAACCTCAACAAGCACTGCCAGGAGGGCCGTACTGCCCATGGCTTGGAGCCTATGGCTGCTATAGGAGGAGGGGCCGCACCCGATAGCCCCGAGGATGTCAGCCCTGACACGGGATTGGACAACAATGACTCGGAGGTGGAGCCAGTCACTCAGACTCCTCCTACCACACCCCTGGAGATGGAGCCAAGGGAAGAGGGCTTTGAGGAGTTGAGAGAGGAGATTTGTCTGATGACACAACCTCTGCCCTCCCTGCCCCTCCCCCCTGTCACTCTGGAGAAGGGCTTCCCccatcccccccctctccccctgcccaCACCCATTCTCCTCCATTCCCTCCCCCAGACCACCAGCCCCCATTGCCCTCCCCCTCCCTTGCCACAACAGGCGGCTGACAGCCGCTACAGGATTGCTGAGGTCACTACCCACCCTGCCCGGGCAGCAGAAGCATGCCTACCTTCCCCACCTGCCTGGAAGGGCCCACTACCGGCAGCTGTTCTGAATGGCCTCCAGAACAGCCACTCAGCGTCTGCAGAGCTGCCAGCCCTCGAGCAGCTAGTTCCTCTATCCCCTATGGCCATGGAAGACTCCACAGAGACCCTCACGGACAAAGCAGAGGCCCCACCAACACTGCCCCACAGCAGGAGAGAAAGTCTGGGCCAGACCCGGGACTTACCCCAGGCCCAGGCCCAGGGAgcggagagagaagggaagaggacagaggtTGTGAGTGGTAGAGAGCTGGTGCCTCTGAGAGAATGTGTAGTAGCAGTACCAACAGTAGCAATGGCCTCCGCATCTACAGTGCCCCCTGTTGACAACAGCCAGGTAGTGGCGGTGCGATACCCGGTCTCCCAGAGCCACCTGAGTGTCAGTGAGGAGCTGTCTCTCCTGGGCTCCCACTGGGAGAGTGTCCAGGGCCTGGTCCAGTCTACCTGCAACACCGCAGCCAGCCAGTCTGGCCTCCCAGCCAATCTCTCCTCAGGTCTCTGTCGGGCCCTCCAGCCCACCGCCTACCAGAGTCGACGCCTGGCTGGCAAGCTGCTCCGTGCCCAGGGCATGGCCGTGTCCAACGGGTTGCCTAACGGAGGTTCGCAGTGCTTCCGAAGGGAGAAGGAGGAAAGGGTCCGTGGCCCGGCTCCAGCCCCAGCCAGCTCCAGCCCAGTCCAGTCAGGGTCAGGCTGGCTCTCTGCAGTCAGAAGCAGCTCAGGCTATGCTGCCATCTGCAGCCAAACCAGCACCAGCACTCCACCCACCTCTTCTACCCACCAGTTTTTACcagcctctcccttctccctgcccTCCCAGCCCCCCCCGACCTACCTGGATGATGACGGGCTGCCGGTGCCCATGGACGCGGTGCAGCAGCGTCTCAGGCAGATCGAGGCGGGATATAAACAGGAAGTGGAAGTGCTGAGGAGACAGGTGCGCCAGCTGCAGATGAGGCTGGAGAGACAGTACGGCATGCCGCCCTCTGAGCCTGACGTCGACTACGAGGACGACATT ACGTGCCTGCGTGAATCAGACGACAGTGACGAGGAGGAAAGTCTGTCGGATCACAGCGAGGACTGTTTCTCCGAGGGCAGCTGGGACAGAGTGGAGCAGAAGGACACAGAGGTCAGCGTCCCTCATAGTCTGCTtcag GTCACCAGGTGGGTGCCCGATCACATGGCCTCCCATTGTTTCAACTGCGACTGTGAGTTCTGGATGGCCAAGCGACGTCATCACTGCAG GAACTGTGGCAATGTGTTCTGTAAAGACTGCTGCCACCTGAAGCTGCCCATCCCAGACCAGCAGCTGTACGACCCTGTCTTAGTGTGTAACATCTGCAATGACCTGCTGCTGGAGGCTAGGAACAGAGAGATCTGCAGCCAGCAGCTCAAGAAGCCCATCGCCACAGCCTCCAgctga